One region of Paracoccus sp. SMMA_5_TC genomic DNA includes:
- a CDS encoding tyrosine-type recombinase/integrase: MTERLTEAAARKALPPVRGQTMLWDAEVKGFALRVTPGGAKSFVLDYRAEGRQRRITIGAWPDWTVAAARQTAKDMKREVDLGHDPMGERQAQREAPTVQEMWERYAREHLPKKAERSQADERIMWEKIILPRFGKMKVAQISHDDVDALHRDITEIRGTPVRANRTVEVLRKAFNLAIRWKWRDDNPASGVRRNQEEKRNRYLNRTEIAALAQALNDHSEPMSANAIKLLMLTGARRGEALGATWEMFDLENGVWTKPSAHTKQRKLHRVPLSGPAVQLLVEMKAAAKAKAEAEGTPPSPYVFPGPTGKPLTEIKRTWVSVCRRAGLGAEVPVLDAKGKPVLDRKGKPRTEFQPNVRIHDIRHSFASILVSAGASLPLIGQMLGHTQVQTTQRYAHLFDDPLRKAAETVGAFVLQSPAEQIINKKNAEADDARS; encoded by the coding sequence ATGACCGAGAGACTGACCGAAGCCGCCGCCCGGAAGGCCCTGCCGCCGGTCCGCGGGCAGACCATGCTGTGGGACGCGGAGGTGAAGGGGTTCGCCCTGCGGGTGACGCCGGGCGGGGCCAAGTCCTTCGTCCTGGACTACCGCGCCGAGGGGCGGCAGCGCCGGATCACCATCGGCGCCTGGCCCGACTGGACGGTGGCCGCCGCGCGCCAGACCGCGAAGGACATGAAGCGCGAGGTCGATCTCGGCCACGACCCGATGGGCGAGCGGCAGGCGCAGCGCGAGGCGCCGACCGTGCAGGAGATGTGGGAGCGCTACGCCCGCGAGCACCTGCCCAAGAAGGCCGAGCGCAGTCAGGCCGACGAGCGCATCATGTGGGAGAAGATCATCCTGCCCCGCTTCGGCAAGATGAAGGTCGCCCAGATCAGCCATGACGATGTGGACGCGCTCCACCGCGACATCACCGAGATCCGCGGCACGCCCGTGCGCGCAAACCGGACCGTCGAGGTGCTGAGGAAGGCGTTCAACCTCGCGATCCGCTGGAAATGGCGCGACGACAATCCCGCCTCGGGCGTGCGCCGCAATCAGGAGGAGAAGCGGAACCGCTATCTGAACCGCACTGAGATCGCGGCGCTGGCGCAGGCGCTGAACGACCACTCGGAGCCCATGTCCGCGAACGCGATCAAGCTGCTGATGCTGACCGGCGCGCGGCGCGGCGAGGCGTTGGGCGCGACATGGGAGATGTTCGACCTCGAGAACGGCGTCTGGACCAAGCCCTCGGCGCACACCAAGCAGCGCAAGCTGCACCGCGTCCCGCTCTCGGGCCCGGCCGTGCAGCTGCTGGTCGAGATGAAGGCCGCCGCAAAGGCAAAGGCCGAGGCCGAGGGCACGCCGCCCAGCCCCTACGTCTTCCCCGGCCCGACCGGCAAGCCGCTCACCGAGATCAAGCGGACGTGGGTCTCGGTCTGCCGCCGGGCGGGGCTCGGCGCGGAGGTGCCGGTGCTGGACGCGAAGGGCAAGCCGGTCCTCGACCGCAAGGGAAAGCCCAGGACCGAGTTCCAGCCGAATGTCCGGATCCACGACATCCGCCATTCCTTCGCCAGCATCCTCGTGTCGGCGGGCGCGTCGCTGCCCTTGATCGGCCAGATGCTCGGCCATACGCAGGTCCAGACGACCCAAAGATACGCCCATCTGTTCGACGATCCGCTGCGCAAGGCCGCCGAGACGGTGGGCGCCTTCGTGTTGCAGAGCCCCGCGGAACAAATCATAAACAAGAAAAACGCGGAGGCCGACGATGCCCGTTCTTGA
- a CDS encoding MFS transporter — MAETTEDKAASAWRGLPAGIWALGFVSMLMDISSEMIHALLPVYLTIGLGATALAVGVIEGIAEATAAITKVFSGALSDRIGRRKELAAMGYGLAALTKPVFPLAPSIGWVVTARFIDRVGKGIRGAPRDALVADLAPEGRRGAAFGLRQSLDTVGAFLGPLLAIVLMWAFSNNFRSVFWVAVIPGFMALGLMLFAVKEPARPAGLRKVRNPLSRDELRLLGGMYWAIVAVATVFTLARFSEAFLILRAEEVGLPLMLVPLVLVGMNAVYALSAWPAGVLSDRMSRPAMLMAGLGLLIASDLMLALAPGFTGFALGIALWGLHMGVTQGLLSALVAEAVPAELRGTAYGMFNLITGGALLLASVIAGGLWQGFGSEATFLAGAAFALVAALGLIPLRHKLA, encoded by the coding sequence ATGGCAGAAACGACGGAGGACAAGGCCGCATCAGCCTGGCGGGGATTGCCCGCGGGGATCTGGGCGCTCGGCTTCGTGTCGATGCTGATGGATATCTCATCCGAGATGATCCATGCGCTCTTGCCCGTCTATCTGACCATAGGACTTGGTGCGACCGCCCTTGCTGTCGGGGTGATCGAAGGCATTGCCGAGGCGACGGCCGCGATCACCAAGGTGTTTTCCGGGGCGCTGTCGGACCGGATTGGGCGGCGCAAGGAGCTGGCCGCCATGGGTTACGGTCTCGCCGCCCTGACAAAGCCCGTATTTCCGCTCGCGCCGTCGATCGGCTGGGTGGTCACTGCCCGTTTCATCGACCGGGTCGGCAAGGGCATCCGCGGCGCACCGCGCGATGCGCTGGTCGCTGACCTCGCCCCTGAAGGGCGGCGCGGCGCAGCTTTCGGCCTGCGCCAGTCTCTGGATACTGTCGGTGCCTTCTTGGGGCCTCTTCTGGCCATCGTGCTGATGTGGGCTTTTTCCAATAATTTCCGGTCCGTTTTTTGGGTCGCCGTCATCCCGGGTTTCATGGCGCTTGGTCTGATGCTGTTTGCCGTGAAGGAGCCCGCCCGCCCGGCAGGGCTGCGCAAGGTCCGCAACCCGTTGTCGCGCGACGAACTGCGCCTTCTGGGCGGCATGTATTGGGCCATTGTCGCTGTGGCGACCGTGTTCACGCTCGCACGGTTCTCCGAGGCCTTCCTGATCCTGCGGGCAGAGGAGGTGGGTCTGCCTCTCATGCTGGTGCCACTGGTTCTGGTGGGGATGAACGCGGTCTACGCCCTGTCGGCCTGGCCTGCGGGCGTGCTCTCGGACCGGATGAGCCGACCGGCGATGCTGATGGCGGGGCTTGGCTTGCTGATTGCATCCGATCTGATGCTGGCGCTGGCGCCTGGGTTCACCGGCTTCGCTCTGGGCATCGCGCTTTGGGGGCTGCACATGGGCGTCACGCAGGGACTTCTGTCCGCGCTGGTTGCCGAGGCGGTGCCGGCCGAGCTGCGCGGGACAGCCTATGGCATGTTCAACCTGATCACCGGCGGCGCACTGCTATTGGCCAGCGTGATCGCTGGCGGGTTGTGGCAGGGCTTCGGGTCCGAGGCGACGTTCCTTGCTGGCGCCGCCTTTGCCCTCGTCGCGGCGCTTGGTCTGATCCCGCTGCGGCACAAGCTGGCGTGA
- a CDS encoding DUF1127 domain-containing protein: MNRTACLKSFFPHFPPGVPSGKPSPLLAWADRQRQRAALARLEDRMLDDIGVTRTEAAAECQRHD; encoded by the coding sequence ATGAACCGGACCGCATGCCTGAAATCTTTCTTTCCGCATTTCCCGCCGGGGGTGCCGAGCGGCAAACCGTCGCCATTGCTGGCTTGGGCAGACCGGCAGAGGCAGCGCGCCGCGTTGGCTCGGCTCGAGGACCGGATGCTGGACGATATCGGTGTGACACGGACCGAAGCTGCGGCGGAGTGTCAGCGCCACGACTGA
- a CDS encoding Chromate resistance protein ChrB, which translates to MNDITWLLLTYKIPAEPSAKRIAIWRKLKGMGAVYLQNGVCVLPRTDDHIRRLKMVENDIDKAKGESVILQTVALDQAQEAKVVARFKADRDEAYAEFIDKCDDFEREVAKEIAAGHYSYAELEENDVDLKKLQGWLEKIGKLDFYGAARADEARTRLDGCEAVLDDYAKRVFDAKGENG; encoded by the coding sequence ATGAACGATATCACATGGCTTCTCCTGACCTACAAGATCCCTGCCGAACCATCGGCAAAACGCATCGCCATCTGGCGCAAGCTGAAGGGAATGGGGGCCGTCTATCTTCAGAACGGCGTCTGCGTGCTGCCCCGAACGGATGACCATATCCGTCGTCTCAAGATGGTCGAGAACGACATCGACAAGGCCAAGGGTGAGAGCGTGATCCTTCAGACCGTGGCCCTGGATCAGGCGCAAGAGGCCAAGGTTGTGGCCCGCTTCAAGGCTGACCGGGACGAAGCCTATGCCGAATTCATCGACAAATGCGACGACTTCGAACGCGAGGTCGCAAAGGAAATCGCGGCCGGCCATTACAGTTATGCCGAATTGGAAGAGAACGACGTCGATCTGAAGAAGCTTCAGGGCTGGCTGGAAAAGATCGGGAAGCTCGATTTCTATGGCGCCGCGCGCGCCGACGAAGCGCGAACACGGTTGGACGGCTGCGAGGCCGTGCTGGATGACTACGCCAAGCGGGTCTTCGACGCGAAGGGCGAGAACGGCTGA
- a CDS encoding CRISPR-associated endonuclease Cas1: MQPGSRPVGKRESSASSGSISPSHQPVIDCAEADARSLVESAALTLVNRRQLEPADFEHQETGAVLLTERGRRVVIEAWQARKRNDLRHAWFDEAAPLGLFPQLQAQLLARHLRGELDGYPAFVWG; encoded by the coding sequence TTGCAGCCGGGCAGTCGACCGGTTGGCAAGCGTGAATCATCAGCATCATCAGGTTCGATTTCACCGTCACATCAACCTGTGATTGATTGCGCTGAGGCTGATGCTCGATCCCTTGTTGAAAGCGCCGCACTTACGCTGGTCAACCGTCGGCAATTGGAACCGGCAGATTTCGAGCATCAGGAAACAGGTGCGGTGCTGTTAACCGAACGGGGAAGGCGCGTTGTGATCGAGGCATGGCAGGCACGCAAGCGCAATGACCTCCGCCACGCCTGGTTTGACGAAGCGGCCCCACTTGGCCTTTTCCCGCAATTGCAAGCCCAGCTTCTTGCGCGGCACCTGCGGGGCGAGCTGGACGGCTACCCGGCGTTTGTGTGGGGATGA
- a CDS encoding helix-turn-helix transcriptional regulator, producing MRPGRTQPLTLTRRALGTRLAGAAAAIGFGNGAAASSMATPVPVLDPDLRDAALRGLALAGYRGDPVTAAAANAAIERLAQTDPESAILARLYQMLDVRPAQYWPEDVPEAAAADLATLHAAIRACQPVSIGYTDLSGNETARTVLPLALVHPPQGVKLLAWCEERGDFRQFFVRAIRDLTPRAGNFSADRLALLEGLLEKETGRA from the coding sequence ATGCGACCCGGTCGCACTCAGCCCCTGACCCTGACACGCCGCGCTCTCGGCACCCGGCTTGCCGGTGCTGCTGCTGCGATCGGCTTCGGGAATGGTGCTGCGGCCAGCAGCATGGCGACCCCGGTCCCCGTCCTCGACCCCGATCTGCGCGATGCGGCATTGCGTGGCCTGGCGCTTGCAGGTTACCGCGGCGATCCCGTCACTGCCGCCGCGGCCAATGCGGCCATCGAGCGGCTGGCCCAGACCGACCCCGAGAGCGCGATCCTGGCACGCCTATACCAGATGCTCGACGTGCGCCCGGCGCAATACTGGCCCGAGGACGTGCCCGAGGCGGCCGCCGCCGACTTGGCAACACTGCACGCCGCCATCCGCGCCTGTCAGCCAGTGTCGATCGGCTACACAGACCTGTCGGGGAACGAGACTGCGCGGACGGTCCTGCCGCTGGCGCTGGTGCACCCGCCGCAGGGCGTAAAGCTGCTCGCCTGGTGCGAAGAGCGCGGCGACTTCCGCCAGTTCTTCGTTCGGGCTATCCGCGATCTCACCCCGCGCGCGGGCAACTTCAGCGCGGATCGTCTGGCATTGCTGGAGGGCCTGCTTGAAAAGGAAACGGGGCGGGCCTGA
- a CDS encoding YcaO-like family protein codes for MTPMMTESTTDARPAMQTLHSADALIATWLRHDWRESFFAPGLSILQALTRDGRTASGAGMDREEALNRCLGETAEILALNMLSRDRSGGQSRPFDPRCDGLAAHPDPHIARQAALNEACERFAVAKWWLGHSRVHAMPPLWLDSCGLTAELQQMRDGAALRRRTDWWQIDMHQGPITMICRSMSVEGQDPLLGFGTHADPVAAAGKALRELLLMELNLMELLAARSTGGVPALRPVNDRIRDYTRRLPMLLRSSMPDPPGRESVNTFPPRPECREITGAGAPLSVWLCQPDVAPPPFTAETGSPYF; via the coding sequence ATGACGCCGATGATGACCGAATCGACCACGGACGCCCGACCCGCGATGCAGACGCTGCACAGTGCCGATGCCCTGATTGCCACCTGGCTGCGCCACGACTGGCGCGAAAGTTTCTTTGCGCCCGGACTGTCCATCCTGCAGGCGCTGACGCGCGACGGGCGCACCGCCAGCGGCGCCGGGATGGACCGCGAAGAGGCGCTGAATCGCTGTCTGGGCGAAACCGCCGAAATTCTGGCCCTGAACATGCTCAGCCGCGATCGCAGCGGCGGGCAATCCCGCCCGTTTGATCCGCGCTGTGACGGGCTTGCTGCCCATCCCGACCCGCATATTGCCCGACAAGCCGCACTGAACGAGGCATGCGAGCGCTTCGCCGTCGCCAAATGGTGGCTGGGGCATAGCCGTGTCCACGCGATGCCGCCGCTCTGGCTGGACAGCTGCGGACTGACAGCCGAGTTGCAACAGATGCGCGACGGGGCCGCGTTGCGCAGGCGCACGGACTGGTGGCAGATCGACATGCACCAAGGTCCGATCACCATGATCTGTCGAAGCATGAGCGTCGAGGGTCAGGATCCGCTCCTGGGTTTCGGCACGCATGCCGATCCCGTCGCCGCGGCAGGCAAGGCGCTGCGCGAACTGCTGCTGATGGAGCTGAACCTGATGGAGCTTCTGGCGGCGCGTTCGACCGGCGGCGTGCCGGCGCTGCGGCCGGTGAATGATCGCATTCGCGACTACACGAGGCGACTGCCGATGCTGCTGCGATCCTCCATGCCAGACCCACCCGGCAGGGAATCTGTCAACACTTTTCCTCCGAGGCCGGAATGTCGTGAAATCACTGGTGCGGGGGCCCCGCTCAGCGTCTGGCTTTGCCAGCCCGACGTTGCCCCGCCGCCCTTCACTGCCGAAACCGGATCGCCCTATTTCTGA
- a CDS encoding 2'-5' RNA ligase family protein, with product MPDDPVSTPLPHFLLLLAVPPPIVAARIEAAWRSIGRRERFRGHTLHMTILPLWRRQAAEPELIEAVRAALAPLSFPAFDLRLDRLTTFGPQRRRTRPLVLTCSQPHPQADALAQECWRLLTAAGLGVACHNVTAHVTLAFGRPLRPDPIAVPPILWRVDELRLIDSLQGQGRHLTLGHWQLGAGTSQFTPRSHPCT from the coding sequence ATGCCCGACGATCCAGTTTCCACGCCCTTGCCGCACTTTCTGCTGCTGCTGGCAGTGCCGCCGCCGATTGTCGCCGCGCGCATCGAGGCGGCATGGCGCAGCATCGGGCGGCGCGAGCGCTTTCGCGGGCACACCCTGCACATGACCATCCTGCCGCTATGGCGCAGGCAAGCAGCCGAGCCGGAACTGATCGAGGCGGTTCGGGCCGCACTTGCACCGCTCAGCTTTCCAGCCTTCGACCTGCGACTGGACCGGTTGACGACCTTCGGCCCCCAGCGACGGCGCACGCGGCCCCTGGTGCTGACATGTTCCCAGCCGCATCCGCAGGCGGACGCGCTGGCTCAGGAATGCTGGCGCCTGCTCACCGCAGCAGGACTTGGGGTCGCATGTCACAATGTGACCGCGCATGTGACGCTGGCTTTCGGGCGGCCGCTGCGGCCGGATCCGATTGCAGTGCCCCCGATCCTGTGGCGGGTCGACGAACTGCGCCTGATCGACAGTCTGCAGGGACAGGGGCGGCATCTGACCCTGGGGCACTGGCAGCTGGGGGCCGGGACATCACAATTCACGCCGCGATCACACCCTTGCACGTAA
- a CDS encoding GntP family permease, which translates to MTPVEPVYGTAGLLLIAAAAVLTLLILIMRFRLHAFVALVLVSLLTAAVAGIPLGDIVPTLLQGFGSTLATVALLVGFGAMIGRLLEITGGAQVLADRLIGSFGAQRAPLALGVASLLFGFPIFFDAGLVVMLPIIFSVATRFGGSVLLYALPSAGAFAAMHALLPPHPGPVAAADLLGADIGLMVLVGLIVALPTWYLGSYLFGLWSGRRIVLPVPQILGVVEPKDQQGPPPAFGTVMTILLLPLGLIFLNTGLNTLATMGLVDGKAGWVTLLRLLGQTPVALLITLLVAMALLGRGRSRAQIERIMDGALAPICAIILVTGAGGMFGSVLRASGIGEALAASLDAAGLPLIWAAFVISTALRVAQGSATVALTTTAGLIAPTVAATTGLSELDRCFLVVAIAGGATVLSHFNDSGFWLVGRFLQMDEKTTLKTWTVMETLLGSIAFGFALLGWWLL; encoded by the coding sequence ATGACCCCTGTTGAACCTGTCTATGGCACGGCTGGTCTGCTGCTGATTGCCGCCGCCGCGGTGCTGACGTTGCTGATCCTGATCATGCGCTTTCGCTTGCATGCCTTTGTCGCGCTGGTCCTGGTCAGCTTGCTGACGGCGGCGGTCGCGGGCATTCCGCTGGGCGATATCGTGCCGACCTTGCTGCAAGGTTTCGGCTCGACACTGGCCACCGTGGCGCTGCTGGTCGGCTTTGGCGCCATGATAGGGCGCTTGCTGGAGATCACCGGCGGCGCACAGGTGCTGGCCGACCGCCTCATCGGCAGTTTCGGCGCGCAGCGGGCACCACTGGCGCTTGGCGTCGCATCGCTGCTGTTCGGATTTCCGATCTTCTTCGATGCCGGGCTGGTGGTGATGCTGCCGATCATCTTCAGCGTGGCCACGCGCTTCGGCGGCTCGGTGCTGCTTTATGCGCTGCCTTCGGCGGGGGCATTCGCGGCCATGCATGCGTTGCTGCCGCCGCATCCCGGACCGGTCGCGGCCGCGGATCTTCTGGGCGCGGACATCGGGCTGATGGTTCTGGTCGGGCTGATCGTGGCGCTGCCGACCTGGTATCTGGGCAGCTACCTGTTCGGCCTGTGGTCGGGGCGGCGGATCGTTCTGCCGGTGCCGCAGATCCTGGGCGTCGTCGAGCCCAAGGACCAGCAGGGGCCGCCGCCGGCCTTCGGCACGGTAATGACCATCCTGTTGCTGCCGCTTGGGTTGATCTTTCTGAACACCGGGCTCAACACGCTGGCCACCATGGGGCTGGTCGATGGCAAGGCGGGCTGGGTCACGCTGCTGCGGCTGTTGGGCCAGACGCCGGTGGCGCTGCTGATCACGCTGCTGGTTGCCATGGCATTGCTGGGGCGCGGTCGCAGCCGCGCCCAGATCGAACGGATCATGGACGGGGCCCTGGCGCCCATCTGTGCCATCATCCTGGTCACCGGCGCCGGCGGCATGTTCGGCAGCGTCCTGCGAGCCAGCGGTATCGGCGAGGCGCTGGCCGCCAGCCTGGATGCCGCGGGCCTGCCGCTGATCTGGGCGGCCTTCGTGATCTCGACCGCACTTCGTGTGGCGCAGGGCTCGGCCACGGTGGCGCTGACCACCACCGCCGGCCTGATCGCGCCCACCGTCGCCGCCACCACCGGCCTTTCGGAACTGGACCGCTGCTTTCTGGTCGTCGCCATCGCCGGCGGGGCCACGGTGTTGAGCCATTTCAACGATTCCGGTTTCTGGCTGGTCGGACGCTTCCTGCAGATGGACGAAAAGACCACGCTCAAGACCTGGACAGTCATGGAAACGCTGCTGGGCAGCATCGCCTTCGGCTTCGCCCTGCTGGGCTGGTGGCTGCTGTGA
- a CDS encoding gluconokinase has protein sequence MAAVSGGLQHVVVMGVSGCGKSTTGQALARELGWVFVEGDAFHPAANVAKMRAGTPLTDDDRWPWLRALADEIGRHDRAGQSVVLGCSALRRSYRDVLRSGAARVRFLHVHGSRAQLIARLQGRKGHFFPPQLLDSQLQTLEMLQADEDGMMIDLGLGVDQQVLLARTWIETPESC, from the coding sequence GTGGCTGCTGTGAGCGGCGGGCTGCAACATGTGGTGGTGATGGGGGTTTCGGGCTGCGGCAAAAGCACCACCGGTCAGGCATTGGCGCGGGAACTTGGCTGGGTCTTTGTCGAGGGCGACGCGTTTCACCCCGCGGCCAATGTGGCAAAGATGCGGGCGGGCACGCCTCTGACCGATGACGATCGCTGGCCATGGCTTCGGGCGCTTGCGGACGAGATTGGACGGCACGATCGAGCCGGCCAATCCGTTGTCCTCGGCTGTTCTGCCCTGCGGCGTTCCTACCGCGATGTGTTGCGCAGCGGGGCGGCGCGCGTGCGTTTTCTGCATGTCCATGGCAGTCGGGCACAGTTGATCGCCCGTCTGCAGGGGCGGAAGGGACATTTCTTTCCGCCGCAACTGCTCGATTCACAGTTGCAGACACTGGAAATGTTGCAAGCCGACGAAGATGGCATGATGATCGACCTGGGACTGGGGGTGGATCAGCAGGTGCTGCTGGCTCGGACCTGGATCGAGACGCCCGAGTCCTGCTAG
- a CDS encoding pirin family protein, producing the protein MSWNPALEPGCPDAIGADQIETLIIPRARDLGDFEVRRALPAPRRQMVGPFIFFDQAGPAEFLTGKGVDIRPHPHIGLGTVTYLYRGDFHHRDSIGSDQVILPGAVNWMVAGRGVTHSERTSEAARQGPHSLFGIQTWIALPETHEDMAPVFEHHGKDSLPELRSDGVTARLILGSAYGERAPATLYSETFYLDVTLAPGARFPLPDDHEDRGIYITQGEISVAGQEFAAGQMMVFRPGDRITVAAGPQGARLMALGGATLNGPRHIWWNFVASSRERIEHAKAEWRAANWGQGLFDLPPTDRQEFIPLP; encoded by the coding sequence ATGAGCTGGAATCCCGCCCTTGAACCGGGCTGTCCCGACGCCATCGGCGCCGATCAGATCGAGACGCTGATCATTCCGCGCGCGCGCGATCTTGGCGATTTCGAGGTGCGCCGCGCGCTGCCGGCGCCGCGCCGCCAGATGGTGGGGCCGTTCATCTTTTTCGATCAGGCCGGTCCGGCCGAGTTCCTGACCGGCAAGGGCGTCGACATCCGGCCGCATCCGCATATCGGGCTGGGCACGGTCACCTATCTTTACCGCGGAGACTTCCATCACCGCGACAGCATCGGGTCCGATCAGGTGATCCTGCCGGGCGCGGTGAACTGGATGGTGGCCGGGCGCGGGGTCACCCATTCCGAGCGCACATCCGAAGCCGCCCGCCAGGGGCCGCACAGCCTTTTCGGCATCCAGACCTGGATCGCGCTGCCCGAAACGCATGAGGACATGGCTCCGGTATTCGAGCATCACGGCAAGGACAGCCTGCCCGAGTTGCGCTCGGACGGGGTGACGGCGCGGCTGATCCTGGGCAGTGCCTATGGCGAACGTGCGCCGGCGACGCTTTATTCCGAAACCTTCTATCTGGATGTCACCCTGGCCCCGGGTGCGCGCTTTCCGCTACCGGACGACCACGAGGATCGCGGCATCTACATCACCCAGGGCGAGATCAGCGTGGCGGGCCAGGAATTTGCGGCCGGGCAGATGATGGTGTTCCGCCCCGGCGATCGCATCACCGTGGCGGCGGGGCCGCAGGGGGCGCGGCTGATGGCCCTGGGGGGCGCGACGCTGAACGGGCCGCGGCACATCTGGTGGAACTTTGTCGCCTCGAGCCGCGAACGGATCGAACACGCCAAGGCGGAATGGCGCGCCGCCAATTGGGGACAGGGCCTGTTCGACCTGCCCCCGACCGACCGGCAGGAGTTCATCCCCCTGCCCTGA
- the ilvD gene encoding dihydroxy-acid dehydratase, whose translation MPAYRSRTTTHGRNMAGARGLWRATGVKDSDFGKPIIAVVNSFTQFVPGHVHLKDLGQIVAREIEAAGGIAKEFNTIAIDDGIAMGHDGMLYSLPSRELIADSVEYMVNAHCADAMVCISNCDKITPGMLMAAMRLNIPSVFVSGGPMEAGKVTLGDGRTIALDLVDAMVAAADDSVSDADLAAIEQAACPTCGSCSGMFTANSMNCLTEALGFSLPGNGSTLATHAYRKNLFLEAGRRAVDLCKRYYEGNDTSVLPRSIATKAAFENAMALDIAMGGSTNTVLHILAAAQEGGVDFTMDDIDALSRKVPCLCKVAPNKADVHIEDVHRAGGIMGILGQLDRAGLIHRDCPTVHARTMGEAIDQWDIARSNDPQAHELFRAAPGGVPTQTAFSQSSTWPSLDIDRTNGVIRSAETPFSKDGGLAVLKGNMALDGCIVKTAGVDESILVFSGTAKVYESQDAAVSGILTGKVQAGDVVVIRYEGPKGGPGMQEMLYPTSYLKSKGLGKVCALVTDGRFSGGTSGLSIGHVSPEAAAGGTIGLVRDGDRIEIDIPNRSIHLAVADEELARRRAEQDAHGWKPAAPRQRQVSPALRVYAQFATSADKGAVRVLPE comes from the coding sequence ATGCCCGCATATCGTTCCCGCACCACCACCCACGGCCGCAACATGGCAGGCGCACGGGGCCTTTGGCGCGCCACCGGCGTGAAGGACAGCGATTTCGGCAAACCGATCATTGCCGTTGTCAACAGCTTCACCCAGTTCGTGCCTGGTCATGTGCACCTGAAGGACCTGGGTCAGATCGTCGCCCGCGAGATCGAGGCCGCCGGCGGGATCGCCAAGGAATTCAACACGATCGCCATCGACGATGGCATCGCGATGGGCCATGACGGCATGCTTTATTCGCTGCCCTCGCGAGAGCTGATCGCCGACAGCGTGGAATATATGGTCAACGCCCATTGCGCCGACGCCATGGTGTGCATTTCCAACTGCGACAAGATCACCCCCGGCATGCTGATGGCGGCAATGCGGCTGAACATCCCGTCGGTCTTTGTCTCGGGCGGCCCGATGGAGGCTGGCAAGGTGACCCTGGGCGACGGGCGCACCATCGCGCTGGATCTGGTCGATGCCATGGTGGCGGCGGCCGATGATTCCGTCTCGGATGCGGATCTGGCAGCGATCGAACAGGCCGCCTGCCCGACCTGCGGATCCTGTTCGGGCATGTTCACCGCCAATTCCATGAACTGCCTGACCGAAGCACTGGGCTTTTCGTTGCCCGGCAACGGATCGACACTGGCGACCCATGCCTATCGCAAGAACCTTTTCCTTGAGGCCGGCAGACGTGCTGTCGACCTGTGCAAACGCTATTACGAAGGCAATGATACCTCGGTTCTGCCGCGCAGCATCGCCACCAAGGCCGCGTTCGAGAATGCGATGGCGCTGGACATCGCCATGGGGGGATCGACCAATACCGTGCTGCACATCCTTGCTGCCGCGCAAGAGGGTGGCGTCGATTTCACCATGGACGATATCGATGCGCTGTCGCGCAAGGTGCCCTGCCTGTGCAAGGTCGCGCCGAACAAGGCCGATGTGCATATCGAGGACGTGCATCGCGCCGGTGGCATCATGGGTATCCTGGGCCAGCTGGACCGCGCCGGCCTGATCCATCGCGACTGTCCGACCGTCCACGCCCGCACCATGGGCGAAGCGATCGACCAATGGGACATCGCGCGCAGCAACGACCCGCAGGCGCATGAACTTTTCCGCGCCGCGCCCGGTGGCGTGCCAACCCAGACCGCGTTCAGCCAATCCTCGACCTGGCCATCGCTGGATATCGACCGCACGAATGGTGTCATCCGTTCGGCCGAAACACCCTTTTCCAAGGACGGCGGCCTGGCGGTGCTGAAGGGCAACATGGCGCTGGATGGGTGCATCGTCAAAACCGCCGGGGTCGACGAATCGATCCTGGTCTTTTCCGGCACGGCCAAGGTCTATGAAAGTCAGGATGCCGCGGTCTCGGGAATTCTGACGGGAAAGGTGCAGGCCGGCGATGTGGTGGTGATCCGCTACGAAGGGCCCAAGGGCGGGCCGGGCATGCAGGAAATGCTGTATCCGACCAGCTATTTGAAGTCGAAGGGCCTGGGCAAGGTCTGTGCCCTCGTGACCGATGGCCGGTTTTCGGGCGGAACATCGGGCCTGTCCATCGGCCATGTCAGCCCCGAGGCTGCGGCCGGTGGCACCATCGGTCTGGTGCGCGACGGGGACCGGATCGAAATCGACATTCCCAACCGCAGCATTCATCTTGCCGTGGCCGACGAAGAACTGGCCCGCCGGCGCGCCGAACAGGACGCGCATGGCTGGAAGCCCGCGGCACCGCGGCAGCGCCAGGTTTCGCCTGCACTGCGGGTCTATGCCCAGTTTGCCACATCGGCCGACAAGGGCGCTGTCCGCGTGCTGCCCGAATAG